The DNA segment TGGGTTGACCAGTGTTTGGTGTGGTGGGTTGACCAGTGTTTGGTGTGCTGGGTTGACCAGTGTTGGTGTGCTGGGTTGACCAGTGTTGGTGTTCTGGGTTGGCCAGTGTTTGGTGTTCTGGGTTGACCAGTGTTGGGTTGATCATTGTttgcatgtgctgtgtgtgcagggctggCCAGGGCCGCCTGCTGGACCACATCGTGAGCTGGGGCAGCCTGACGGAGGAGCGGGTGGCTCTGTACCTGAGAGACATCCTGGAGGCCCTGCGCTACCTGCACAGCTGCAGGGTAGCCCACCTGGACCTGAAGGtagcccagcctccctcactaACCCTCACACAACATCCACGTTTACCAGTCCTAATAAGGGAAATCATTTACGAGGGAAAAGGGTTGATGTGGGTGTGGCAACcctaacagcccccccccaacaTATTAATTCACTGTATGTCTGTGGGTGAGTATTTTAGTTTGACCAGTGTTGCGTGTGTGGAACCCCCTCCACAGCCGGAGAACATCGTGGTAGAAAACACCTCCGTTCTTCCCGTGGTCAAGCTGACAGACTTCGGCGATGCGGTCCAGCTGGACTCCTCCCAGCACGTCCACCCTCTCTTGGGCAGTCCCGAGTTCTCCTCTCCTGAGCTGGTCCTGGGCCTGCCggcctctctgacctctgacctctggagCCTGGGCGTGTTGACCTATGTGCTGCTGAGCggtgcctcccccttcctggaCGACAGCGTGGAGGAGACCTGCGTCAACATCTGCCGTCTGGACTTCAGCTTCCCTCCGGACTACTTCTCCGGGGTGAGCCGGGCGGCGCGGGACTTCGTGTGCCTGCTGCTGCAGGCGGAGGCGGGGCGGAGGCCCTCGGCGGACGCCTGCCTGCAGGAGCCCTGGCTGCAGCCACACGccgcgccccgcccccccggccACCTGGACACGTCTCGCCTGGTGTCCTTCATGGAGCGGAGGAGGCACCTGAACGACGTCCGCCCCGTGGCCAGCATCAAGGCCTTCCTGCACAGCCGACTCCTCAACGCTGTGTGACCGGCCACAAGACCACCACGTTAATGATCTCATCGTCCCCCAACTCGCCACCAAGGATCCTGCTGCTGCCTGctgatcccccctccctccctgcctcccctatcCCACAatccctctaaccccccccccctaccaacTTGCAGAGTCATGGTTTTATCCTGACTTGCAAACAAACAGTTTGAGGCTTCTTAGAGACTTGACTAGCAGGGAGAACAGAGCACTGTGAGGAGCCTGTGGTGAAGGAGCCTCTTGTTCGGATAGTTTCTTTAAGAAGAAACGGGTGTTTTCGGTTGAACACAAGAGAAATGTCTTTTTGTAATGAGAGATTACTTTTTGTACAGATAATGTATAGTAAAGTAACAGAGAACTTTATTCATATCTTGTCAAGAACAGAGGTTCGGAAATGATCAAAACAAGTTGACACCTGAACAGTACAGATGATGTAGATTAACTTTGGAATAACCTCACATTTACCGGTTGGAGACCAAAATCATGTTTCAGATAAATTGTTGAAATTCTTGGCCTTGCTTCTTGTGTGGGCCTAGCATCATTTGAAAGATAAACTATTTTAGTGACACTTGTACAACTTATGACAAACAATAAAAGCTTCAACAGCTATTATAAGTCAAATATGTCTTCAGATTTCTAATGCATCAGCCTTACTTTGTAAATAAAGTGTTCCTGCCTTCATTCTCATTTGAAGACTCAAAGTTGCTGCTTCAGCTGAGTGGTTAGGTTGACCAGTGAGAGAACACTTTCATGGTGGTTAAGGTTCAGGTGAGGGTTCAGGTTAAGTTTGGGGAAGACTTTGGGTTCAGGTTTAGAAATTGAGGATAGGGTTAAGGTTCATTGTTATAGTTCAGGTTAAGAGGTTAAAGGGTCAGGTTAAGGTTAGGTGTAGGGTTTAGGTTAAGAGTTTGGGAATCAGGTTAGGGTTACGGTTCAtgtttggggttagggttgagaGGTTAGGGTTCAGGTTCATGGTTAGGGTTGAGAGGTTAGGGTTCAGGttcatggttagggttagggttgagagGTTAGGGTTCAGGTTCATGGTTAGGGTTGAGAGGTTAGGGTTCAGGTTCATGGTTAGGATTGAGAGGTTAGGGTTCAGGttcatggttagggttagggttgagagGTTAGGGTTCAGGTTCATGGTTAGGGTTGAGAGGTTAGGGTTCAGGTTCATGGTTAGGGTTGagaggttagggttcagggGAAGTAGCTCCCCTTTACTCTAGTTTTATGGCAGCACTCATTACTAAATGTTATTATCCATTCACTCATACTTTTCACAAATTTCTCATGTGCAATGTTGCAGCTTTAATGTTTATGCAACCATTTATTACGGCTTGTGTTGTAGCAGGATTCTAACAAGGCATGTTCCTGATACTGCAATAGATGTCTGTATTGTGTTACTTTTTCCTGTATTAAGTTCAGTATTAATATATTGAAACCTCAACACGGGTTTCTGAAAATAATGTAAGAATGGTATTTGTAAAGGCACTTATGTTTGTCATTGTTCGATTTTCCTGTAACTATACCAAAGTTAATCATGATTTTCCCCCTCTTGAAACGTGTTATGATTGGATCATGTTAAGTTATGACAACCACACTGAACTTAGACATGGCTGTTTGCATTTGTTCGTTGTGGCATTATTTATTACTATTGTTAGTCGTCTGGTGCCTGTAACTGAATTATCTAATgaactttaaaaaaaacacgTTGTGCACAATGTAGTGATTTGCTGTGCAAGTTGGTTCAGCTTTAGGTTCTGTATTTCGTATGTGTTGATATGATTTGCTTCCTGAGCTAATGTAAGACTTACACGTGTTTGGTTTGGGAGAAAGCTTCTCCAGAACTATAAtagtaacaataataataataataacaatataaacATTTCAATAACTCTGAGTAAGAtgcaacacacacctcactccacCTTCTCTAAGGGTGTTggccacagcagagagagagactgtgagagAGGGTGCTGTTCAAATGTCCATGAGTGtctgtagctcagtggttagagcatttaacAGCAGAATaagaggttcaaatccccctctgttTGTGGCTTTGaatgagagcgtctgctaaatgagcacGTTGCTGTTGTCATGTCAGAGAAGCTAAGCTCTGAGTGGCTGTGAGCTCGTACAGCGCCATGAGGCCTCTGTTTGTTATTTATTCATGTGTAAAGCTGTACAGCTAAGAAACTGACTTGGCCAACCTGGGTGGCACATCTTCATTTTGTATACGTCATTTTGAATGTTTTACTATGACTTTTGCATGTATATTAATTTGTACAGAAAAAGGAATTGTGTTTACAGATTACATgatgtatatatttatttctgTCCTCACTTATTTTGCCATTAAACATATGGAACATAACAAATGGGTAGTTTTGTATTTCCGAACGTAACCGTTGACACACCCTGACGTTAggtcctgttgttgttgttttcatgtCACACTAACACCTTGTGCTCAAATAACACCTCTGCAAGCTGTGGGAGATCTCAAGGAGGATAAGGAGAAACTTTCTATGATCTCACGGACGATAAGGAGCAACTCTGTGATTTTGACTCATACCTGCAGGTGTGAGTTCTCCCAAGACGATAAACAGCTTTTTTTCAGAAAGGTGaagtctgtttcctgtttcctaaCTAATGTCCTCCCTCAGTTTTCTCAAAGGCAGCCCACGGTTTACAACTGCCCCGGGGTTGCCAGGTTCATAACTCCCCCatgcagggttgccaggtttataACTCCCCCatgcagggttgccaggtttataACTACCCCAGAGTTGGAAGATTTGTAACTAGCCCAGGGTTGGACAACGTTCATACATTCCACAGAGCAAACACTAATGTAtgtgaaatgtatgtgaaaccaATGATTCTAATGATTCTATTAATGATTCtattaacaacaacaacaatttaaatcaagAGATTTAGGGTCCTTTTGAAACACAGATCTTATTTCAGTGGAGCTCTGCTTAAGCACAATCCATCAACACAATAGAAACCCAAATACCTCAATGATAGAGATCTCCCTTTCCCTTCATACGTTTTTATCCATACATTATTATACATGATGAGTTTAGTAACGTAACATATGCCAGCTGTTTGACACAGTGAGAACAGCGTGTTCAGTGTACCTGGTCGTTGTCATTTGCATGCAGGAAACTGTGAAAGATGGCGTGCTTATTATGCTGCCTTATCAGGTGTGAAATCTAAGATTTTCTTAGAATGGAAGCAGAAGTACTTTGCATTATACTAACCACAGACGTGGGATTTCTGCAGAGCGGTCTATGAGCTTCCTAACTGACAGATATCTCCATCTTTGCCTTTTGTGAATAAACCATGTGTAAATCACAGACAAGCTTGAATGGGTTAAAACACGTGTACATCACATTAATGGTTATTTAATGATTAAAAGAAAATAAGGTTCAACGTGGGTGATTAGAGGATTTAAGAAGTAAATTAAAGAAACTCAGACCTCTATTTCTAataatcgctctggataagagcgtctgctaaatgactaaatgtaataaaatATTATCATTATAATAATAAAAGGGGGTTTGAAATTTTACTTTTTTTAAACTCTATCTAGAATGTAAGTATCCTAAAAATTAGACTtaaggagctggagggggatgtTGAACTCCTGAAGCAGGAAATGTTCCAAAAAATAATGTGACATGGACAAAACAATGGAACATTGTAAGATAATAGCCAACGTCAGTGAAAACACTTCAATCACtccaaaaatatgtatttctttATTTAGCCTTTATTGAACCAGTCATTAAGGACACTTTATTATTTACAAAGGCAGCCTGGCAACTTGAGAGGAAGATGAAAAAAGGGCTGCAAGATtttaaaaaacacatttaaaaaaggCTTTTAACGTACACAACAGTAACAACATGCCAAGACATTAAAGAAGTCACAAGGAGGTAACAGGCTGCAACCGAAAACCTAGAGGGAGAGTCACATGGAGGACACGAGGCAGTATATAGGAgactaggacacacacaaacacatgacatACCCACAGCAAAGCATTAGGGGATACAAACAAAGTGAAACATCTCAAAAAGAACATGTGGACAGGAAATAGTTCAGTAGGTGTGAaaacatgtgtctgtgtctgtgactaCATTCTTGATTGAACCTTTAATGGCAAACAGGCTGTTTCAGAGAGTTATGTCAGGTATTCCAGCCAGTGGCTGCAACAGAAATGTTGACACACCAAGAAAGGTTTCAGATTCGGGGACTTGTCTGGTGCTTTTGTTAAAGATTACAAGTGAAAGGTTTATcatttatggaagcaaatcgttaccaaaattcaaatgcatttccagaaatgcatttgcattttaagaatgtggctgcattatttgactcataaatgaaattagtaatcaatcatcctatttgcattttaattttcttcttcaagagtgctcaatctttcacttaattaaaatgaaaaagaaatagacatttgagatttaattttcaaaacatgccccagcaaatagataccaaaattcaatttgaaatgtaaaatttgaaaattaaaatgcatttccagaaatgcattttcattttaagaacgtggctgcaaaatcgtgaccacaattccaTAGTCATTGGATTTGTCCTGAATTGATTATATTGAGTGGTTATCATCATGGAATATAAATATTCTTCACCTTTGGCAAACTGTAGCAGACAGATAACACTGTGTTTCCGGATCTTCACTTATCTAGGTGGCCTGCCAAGCCAACCACTCAATCATTTCCTGTCTGACCGCATTCACACTACAGTGTATATCAGCAGCATCGCATTCAATGTTTTGCTACAACTCatgttctttccttcttttgtaTGTTCAGCACTTGGAGATGTATTTGATGTCTGACTTATAAATACagtttgattggttgattgattTATCAATTAATTATCGGTGAGCTCTGGACTATAGCTTCCAACGTCAGTGCAAATCGGCCCCAGAGAAACCTGTGCTTAAGTCGGAGGTAATCTGCAGAGGGTGTTTGGGTGAAGGGTTTCTCTCATTACAAATGTTTTCTGGCAGGCGCTTTTATCGCCGTCCAAACAGGGCACATAAAGTAGACCCTACAGTCGAAAATTAAGGATCGGAAGTTTTAACAGTATTTTGGAGGTCAGAATTAGGAACAATGTGTTTTTACCAAGAACAGTATAGGCCTCCGTGTATAatttcagagagaaagcaatgcAGGATATCCTTGACAGTTACAAACAAGAGAATACTCGGGTAGGCCTGAGTAGCCTTGGCCTTTATTTATTTGCAATGTAAAAAGCgtttatgtaaatgtcagtttaggtTCATGATTTGTAAAAGATCAAAAAAACGCATGGCATCTGTTGTACCTATTTGAGTTTGAAATGTGTTGATGCAAATGTCTTCATGTATTTGTGACTGTATTACACCTTGTGTTCACTTTGAGCTGTGTTGTTTGCCTAGCCTACATTGGTTACTCAAGCATACAATCTGAAGAACCTTTGAAGAAAAAGGTTATTGCTGACCCACAATTTTACTCCACAGAATGTTATGTAGGCTAACATAACATAAGCAcattttccctccttccctaaaGTACAGTCCAAAACTTCATCTGAACAGCTCCATCATACAGGCGTGTTTGAAGTCTCATTTTCCGACCCTCGGCTCAGAGTGGCGGTGTGTCGGACCAAGCGCTTACAGAACAGATTTTTAGATAACACGAGACGGAGGCAATTTCTAAATTTTTCTCCGACAAACGCATAGATGACTGGATTGACACAGCAGTGGGTCAGAGCGATGATCTGTGTCACCTGTAAAGCCGCATTCACCCGCACTTCCATTTCACAGCTGCTACCTATGTTGAACATCTGCAGTGTTTTCAGAAACACCGCGACGTTGTACGGCACCCAACAGATTACAAACATACAAACTATCCCGAGGATGAGCTTCATGGCCCTGTCCTTTTTGGAGTTACGTAACCTCAGTAACACAACCAGAATGCAAACGTAGCAGTACACCATAACAGGCAGGCAAATGAACAGGCTCACTACGTTTTCGGTAAAGTTGTGGTACATTTTCCACGACGTCGCCACGTTTTCTGGGTAGTGCGTCTGACAACTGAAGGCGCCGTCCTCGTCTTCGAGTTGTGCGAAGACGGCCTGCGGCAGCGCCGCGGCCAGAGACAGAGCCCAGATGACGACGCTCGCCACGGTCCCGTAGCGCAGGCTCCTCGCTCTCATGGCCGCCACAGCGTGGACGATTGCCAGGTAGCGATCCACGCTCATCAGAGTCACAAAAAAGGTGCCGCTGTAGAGGCCCAGCTGGTACGCACCGGACATCACCTTGCACAGCCAGTCCCCAGAATACTGCTgctgcagggaggcccagagagGCAGCGTGAGGACAACGACCAGGTCTGACAGAGCCAGGTTCAGCAGACACACGTCCGTCATGGACTTGAGTTTGATGTAGCGGATGAGAACCCAGAGAACGGTGACGTTCCCCATCAGTCCCAGAAAGAACAACAGATAGAGGAGCATCTGGTAGGAACCCTGCACCAGGCCGGGATTGGTGTCACAGGAGTAGGTGGAGTAGTCATAGTCCTCGGTGGTGAACATCTTGTGTTGTGGTGAGGAGAAAGATCGCATTTAAACGGTTAAAACATGTCAAGGTTGTGGTGAAAGATAGCATACAAGTGTAAAGCTGAGACATTCATTTCAGTTTCATAACATGAATATTGTGACCCAGTTCTGAAGCCATTCGTCTCTTTGTGCATGATAGATATTTTCATGAATCTCCCTTGAAGGCCCGCTAAATCCCAACCTGGATCGATCACAGCTCTCTgataagcaaaaagaacaacatgCACATTCCCTGCCCTTATGAAGTGTACTTGATGTCTAATGATGACTAAAACCGAGACAAAAAGTGACATTCAAAACTCCCTAAACAATAGGCTCAGAGTTCAGACGTCTTCCAGGAAATGGTTTGAAAATTCCCTTAAATCGCATTAGAAGGACTGCTTAGCATCTGGCAATACTCTTCTTACCCCTCCGCATCCTAGGAGGGGTAGATAAGTTATTTTATACACTGTTATCCATGTCCTAACTGGGTGAAAGAGTTCGCAGCAACTATGATTGTttcaacaggtcacactgactcaatgcaTGCATATTGTATCCTGTCCAATGTCCACACACTACTGATAAGATTTGGGCTTTAGATTCTGTTTTGGAGTTTTTTGGCATTCAAatgttttcagctcctgaataacgttgtcagttcatttgcaCTGTTATCCCAACTAAGTGAAAGGTTTCCCAGGAACTTTTACTGTTGTAATGTGATAGTATTCAGTCCCAAAAAATGTTTACTGTAGTAGCTCACTGCCTAAATACCAGCCTTAAACagttcacactgactcaatacaGCTACTGTATGCTTtccacatactactgacaagatttaggcattatATTCAGTTTAGGAgacatttgttttttttattgctttaaagtgcttttcagctcctgaatagtgttttcagtgtgtatatataaataaCTTCAGCAGATTGATCTGCTCACATGTGTAACCAGGAGCTGTGGCTTGTGTTTGTGACCAAACTCTAACATGTTTCTCTGCTGTACCCTCCCTGTGCTGTCACCTTCACCACAtactctaaccctagccctaactCCTGAAGTTACACCTGCAGGACCCCGTGTCCGCggttcacaaccacacacacacacacacacacacagtcacaaataaataccacacacacacacagttacaaacacataccacacacacagttacaaacacataccacacacagttACAAACACATacgtatcacacacacagttacaaacacataccacacacagtcacaaacacataccacacacacacacagtcacaaacacataccacacacacacacagtcacaaacacataccacacacacacacagtcacaaacacataccacaTACACTGGcaaacacccaccacacacaccacactaaaaGAAGTGAAGATATGTGACTTACACCGTATTCAGTTGTTTCTCTGCTCACAGTAGAAGTGA comes from the Osmerus eperlanus chromosome 7, fOsmEpe2.1, whole genome shotgun sequence genome and includes:
- the si:cabz01093077.1 gene encoding probable C-C chemokine receptor type 3, which produces MRSFSSPQHKMFTTEDYDYSTYSCDTNPGLVQGSYQMLLYLLFFLGLMGNVTVLWVLIRYIKLKSMTDVCLLNLALSDLVVVLTLPLWASLQQQYSGDWLCKVMSGAYQLGLYSGTFFVTLMSVDRYLAIVHAVAAMRARSLRYGTVASVVIWALSLAAALPQAVFAQLEDEDGAFSCQTHYPENVATSWKMYHNFTENVVSLFICLPVMVYCYVCILVVLLRLRNSKKDRAMKLILGIVCMFVICWVPYNVAVFLKTLQMFNIGSSCEMEVRVNAALQVTQIIALTHCCVNPVIYAFVGEKFRNCLRLVLSKNLFCKRLVRHTATLSRGSENETSNTPV